DNA sequence from the Butyricimonas faecalis genome:
CTACCATCATCCGCTTTAATCGAACCCAACGTGATCTCCCCGAAGTTATAATCCTTATTCGGATTCTCCACTTCCTGCAAACGACGTACTACTTTACCGGCATTTGTTGTCAAATCCACGTTACGAGGTACTTTAATACTGCTATAATTATCTATAAAATAAGCACAGTCGCCACTCATCGTGATATTGTGCCATCCCTCTTCCGTTGTCAGACGGTTTTTCTTTCCGCTTTTCACCTCTACCCTGAAAAGTTGTTTCTCTACCGGAGAGATTTCTGATGAAAGGTAATACACGTATTTTCCGGCAGCATCAGCAGCAACGAATACCACATCGGCATCCACATCTGTCAAACGACGAATTAATTTACCATTCACGTCATGCAGGTAAAGATTCATGAAACCATCCCGGTTATTCGTAGAGTAGATAAATTGTTTCGGATTGTTAGCCAAAAACACCAGCCCGCTTTGCGGTTCCACGTAAGTATTGGACTTTTCCTCGAATAAGGTAGCAATGAATTTACCTGTTGACGCATCATATTTATTCAAACGCATATGGTTCTGTCCCCGATTTAGCACCTGAATATATACCATATCAGACTCCGGGGCCCAAGTAATTCCCGTCAAGTACTGCTCCCGGCCAAAATCATTCACATCCAAGAAAATCGTCTTGGCAGAAGCGATATCATAAACACCAAGACTTACCAGCTCGGATTTCATGCCCGCCATCGGGTACTTGATCTCCTTCAATTCACCCGTACGAGTATTGATGTCCAACAACGGGAAATTAGTCACTTGACTCTCGTCCTTACGGTAAAATCCCAATTTCTTCCCATCCGGAGACCAAAAGATACCTCCCGTGATTCCAAATTCATTCCGGCTAACCACCTGTCCGTTCACGATATTCTTATCCTCGTCCGCGGTAACGGTATAACTATTTCCACGCTCATCCATGTAATACAAGTTGTTACCGATCGTGTAAGCATACCTGTTGCTTGCTTTAGAATAAGTTTCGTTAGCTGCCCCTTTCGGGAAAGTAAATTTCTGTTTCACCTGCTTCTTTACTACATCAATGTGATAAACAGTTCCCTGGCGAGCGATTACCAGCGTATTGGCATCCAACCAAGAAAAATTTGGGAATCCTTTTAATTCGGCACCCAATATTTTGTTCAGTTCCGCCACCGTGAGTAATACCTTTTTTTCACCTTTATCGACAGATTCACTCATCAAACCTTCCCGATCCAGATAGGTCAACTGATTCTTGTCGCCTTGCCATTGAATATACTTAGACCGGGGATACAAATGATATCCCATCACGGCCTCTTCCATGGTTAAAACCTTCTTTTGTGCACTCAAATCGAACATCATACTTAATCCGATTATTGCCAAAAACATCCTTTTCATGCTTTACTTTTAGCTGTTATTATTAATCTTCAATTGTAAATTCATCCCGATCTTCCAACACGGGAAACTTCCGTCGAAATTCCCGTAAAGCCTTCAAATCAATATTCACCTGTTTCACCTCGTCGGCAAAAGGTTCACAAGCAGCCAGTACCTCCCCTTTGGGAGAGATCACCGCCGAATCGCCGGAATAATTCAATCCTACCCCATCTTCGCCTACGCGATTCACCCCGACCACGTAACATTGATTTTCTATTGCTCTGGCCATCAATAATATCTGCCACGGTTGTCTTCTCGCCTCCGGCCAATTAGCCACGTACACGGCCAAGTCATACGCACCCGTGTTACGGCTCCACACGGGAAAACGTAAATCGTAACAAATGAATGGAGCGATTCTGACCCCTTGATAATCAAACACCAACAATTCATTCCCTGCCGTAAAATGCTCTTTTTCCTCTCCCATCGTGAACAAATGTTTCTTGTCATAATGCAAGATTTTACCATCCGGGAAAGCCGCCAGCAAACGGTTGTAATAATGTTCATCTTCGAAATAAGCAGTCGATCCCATAATCAAGGCATCCTTTTCCCTGGCCCATTCTTGCATACACTGGTAAATAGCCTCGTAAAAAGGTGTCACCCGTTCTTTCCCCTTCATGGTAAACCCCGAAGCAAACATCTCGG
Encoded proteins:
- a CDS encoding S9 family peptidase; translated protein: MKRMFLAIIGLSMMFDLSAQKKVLTMEEAVMGYHLYPRSKYIQWQGDKNQLTYLDREGLMSESVDKGEKKVLLTVAELNKILGAELKGFPNFSWLDANTLVIARQGTVYHIDVVKKQVKQKFTFPKGAANETYSKASNRYAYTIGNNLYYMDERGNSYTVTADEDKNIVNGQVVSRNEFGITGGIFWSPDGKKLGFYRKDESQVTNFPLLDINTRTGELKEIKYPMAGMKSELVSLGVYDIASAKTIFLDVNDFGREQYLTGITWAPESDMVYIQVLNRGQNHMRLNKYDASTGKFIATLFEEKSNTYVEPQSGLVFLANNPKQFIYSTNNRDGFMNLYLHDVNGKLIRRLTDVDADVVFVAADAAGKYVYYLSSEISPVEKQLFRVEVKSGKKNRLTTEEGWHNITMSGDCAYFIDNYSSIKVPRNVDLTTNAGKVVRRLQEVENPNKDYNFGEITLGSIKADDGSDLYYRLIKPMDFDPNKKYPVIHYVYGGPHAQLVTNTWNALLRTWEMYMAQHGYVVFVIDNHGTPNRGKAFEDIIHRQCGQVEMKDQVKGIEWLKSFPWVDANRIGVHGWSYGGFMTISLITNYPDIYKVAVAGGPVIDWKWYEVMYGERYMDTPQENPEGYAKTSLIAKAKDLKGKLLICQGAVDPVVVWEQSLSFIRECIKNNVQVDYFPYPCAEHNVMGRDRIHLMQKVTNYFEDYLK
- a CDS encoding amidohydrolase, which gives rise to MNVAIVQAHLEWENVPVNLKLFNKRIAAIEGANVIVLPEMFASGFTMKGKERVTPFYEAIYQCMQEWAREKDALIMGSTAYFEDEHYYNRLLAAFPDGKILHYDKKHLFTMGEEKEHFTAGNELLVFDYQGVRIAPFICYDLRFPVWSRNTGAYDLAVYVANWPEARRQPWQILLMARAIENQCYVVGVNRVGEDGVGLNYSGDSAVISPKGEVLAACEPFADEVKQVNIDLKALREFRRKFPVLEDRDEFTIED